A window of the Butyricimonas virosa genome harbors these coding sequences:
- a CDS encoding tyrosine-type recombinase/integrase has product MEKKTIREIASAWKEDKRPYVKRSTFAAYMLILENHILPYFGEYYVLKENYVQDFVLQKLNSGLSIKSVKDILIVLKMMMKFGVKHEWMSYCEWDIKYPTTESIKSLEVLTITNHRKILNYIRKNFTCRNLGVYISLSTGLRIGEICALKWSDIDTDNAIVTVSRTIERIYIVEGEEKHTELVINTPKTKNSYREIPITKELLAIVKPLKKVVNNEYYVLTNEEKPTEPRTYRNYYKQLMDKLEIPKLKYHGLRHSFATRCIESNCDYKTVSVLLGHSNITTTLNLYVHPNMEQKKRCIAKMFKSLGI; this is encoded by the coding sequence ATGGAGAAAAAAACAATTAGAGAAATTGCGTCTGCTTGGAAAGAGGATAAGCGACCTTATGTAAAACGATCAACTTTTGCTGCTTATATGTTGATTCTAGAAAACCATATCTTACCATATTTTGGTGAGTATTATGTTTTGAAAGAAAATTATGTACAGGATTTTGTTTTGCAAAAACTCAATAGCGGTTTAAGTATTAAATCTGTAAAAGACATTTTGATAGTCCTAAAAATGATGATGAAGTTTGGTGTAAAACACGAATGGATGAGCTATTGTGAGTGGGATATAAAATATCCGACAACAGAAAGTATAAAGTCATTAGAAGTGTTGACAATTACTAATCATAGAAAAATATTGAATTATATCCGGAAAAATTTTACTTGCCGTAATCTTGGTGTTTATATTAGTCTTAGCACTGGACTTCGTATTGGTGAAATCTGTGCATTGAAATGGAGTGATATTGATACGGATAATGCTATTGTCACCGTGAGCAGAACTATTGAACGTATTTATATTGTAGAAGGGGAAGAGAAACATACGGAACTAGTTATCAACACGCCTAAAACCAAAAATTCTTATAGAGAAATACCTATAACTAAAGAATTGCTTGCAATAGTGAAACCTTTAAAGAAAGTTGTGAATAATGAATATTATGTTTTAACTAATGAAGAGAAACCAACAGAGCCACGTACTTATCGAAATTATTATAAACAATTAATGGATAAACTGGAAATTCCTAAACTCAAATATCACGGATTACGTCATAGTTTTGCTACACGTTGCATTGAAAGTAATTGTGACTATAAGACGGTTAGTGTATTGTTAGGACATTCCAATATTACTACAACTTTGAACTTGTATGTTCATCCTAATATGGAACAGAAAAAACGTTGTATCGCTAAAATGTTTAAGTCATTAGGAATATAA
- a CDS encoding transketolase family protein has product MEKILNRAADNIRILSASMVEKAKSGHPGGAMGGADYINVLYSQFLNFDPDDMTWANRDRFFLDPGHMSPMLYSMLSLIGTYSMEDLKNFRQWGSVTPGHPEVDFKRGVENTSGPLGQGHAMAVGAAIAERFLVARFGEWMAHKTYAFISDGGIQEEISQGAGRIAGTLGLSNLIMFYDANEVQLSTRVNEVTCEDTAAKYQAWGWNVITINGNNADEIIKALQAANAEKERPTLIIGKTLMGKGAMGANGEDFSDKVSTHGQPLTGAGASIEKTIENLGGDPQNPFTIFPEVAEFYAKVLDEKRAYAKAKKAEQAAWEKANPELAAKLHKFLSGKAPEIDYKAIQHKANIATRAASADVLVALAQQVENMIVSSADLSNSDKTDGFIKGGARNLVKGDFSGAFFQAGVAELTMAVICNGIALHGGIFVACGTFFVFSDYMKPAVRLAALMEVPVKYVWSHDAFRVGEDGPTHQPIEHEAQLRLMEKLENHSGKMSLLALRPADAAETSVAWKMAMENTSTPTALILSRQNITDLPGTDRYDEALQAAKGAYVVCKTGENPDVVLVASGSEVSTLVEGAKLLQERKGITSQIVSVISEGLFRHQAQAYQEQVIPANKPKYGLTAGLSVTLEGLVGCNGRIHGVNHFGYSAPAKVLDEKFGFTGECVFNEVCEMLGK; this is encoded by the coding sequence ATGGAGAAGATCCTTAATCGAGCAGCGGATAACATCCGCATCCTTTCAGCTTCTATGGTTGAAAAAGCAAAATCAGGTCATCCAGGAGGTGCAATGGGTGGCGCTGATTACATTAACGTGTTGTATTCTCAATTCTTGAACTTCGATCCGGATGATATGACATGGGCAAACCGGGACCGTTTCTTCCTTGACCCGGGACATATGTCTCCGATGTTGTATTCTATGTTGAGCCTGATCGGCACGTATAGCATGGAAGACCTGAAAAACTTCCGTCAATGGGGAAGTGTAACCCCGGGACACCCGGAAGTGGATTTTAAACGAGGCGTGGAAAACACCTCCGGCCCTCTCGGTCAAGGTCATGCCATGGCAGTCGGAGCCGCTATTGCAGAGCGTTTTCTGGTAGCTCGTTTCGGAGAATGGATGGCTCACAAAACGTACGCTTTTATCTCTGACGGTGGTATACAGGAAGAGATTTCACAAGGAGCCGGACGTATTGCGGGAACACTGGGATTATCCAACCTGATCATGTTTTATGATGCAAACGAAGTACAGCTATCCACCCGCGTGAATGAAGTAACCTGCGAGGATACTGCTGCCAAATATCAGGCTTGGGGGTGGAACGTGATCACGATCAACGGGAATAACGCTGACGAGATCATCAAAGCATTACAAGCTGCCAATGCTGAAAAAGAACGTCCGACTTTGATTATCGGTAAAACTTTGATGGGTAAAGGAGCCATGGGGGCTAACGGGGAAGATTTCTCCGACAAGGTTTCCACTCACGGACAACCTTTAACCGGAGCCGGGGCTTCTATCGAAAAGACGATCGAAAACTTGGGTGGAGATCCGCAGAACCCGTTCACGATCTTCCCGGAAGTAGCCGAGTTCTATGCTAAAGTCCTTGATGAAAAACGGGCTTACGCCAAAGCTAAAAAAGCAGAGCAGGCAGCTTGGGAAAAAGCAAACCCGGAATTAGCAGCCAAACTGCACAAATTCTTATCCGGTAAAGCTCCTGAAATTGACTATAAAGCAATCCAACATAAAGCAAACATTGCCACACGTGCCGCTTCGGCTGACGTGTTAGTAGCCTTAGCTCAACAGGTAGAGAACATGATCGTTTCTTCTGCCGACTTGAGTAATTCTGACAAGACCGACGGATTTATCAAAGGTGGAGCCCGTAACCTTGTGAAAGGGGATTTCAGCGGGGCATTCTTCCAAGCCGGAGTTGCAGAGTTGACTATGGCTGTAATCTGTAACGGTATCGCTCTTCACGGGGGTATCTTCGTGGCTTGTGGAACTTTCTTCGTGTTCTCTGACTACATGAAACCTGCCGTACGTTTGGCAGCCTTGATGGAAGTTCCCGTGAAATACGTTTGGTCTCATGACGCCTTCCGCGTGGGAGAAGACGGACCGACTCACCAACCGATCGAGCATGAAGCTCAATTACGTTTGATGGAAAAATTAGAGAATCATTCTGGAAAAATGAGCTTGTTAGCCCTGCGTCCGGCTGATGCTGCCGAAACTTCCGTTGCTTGGAAAATGGCCATGGAAAATACCTCCACTCCTACCGCTTTAATCCTGTCCAGACAAAACATCACGGATCTTCCGGGAACAGATCGTTATGACGAAGCTTTACAAGCTGCAAAAGGTGCTTACGTGGTATGCAAAACCGGAGAGAACCCAGATGTAGTGCTAGTTGCTTCCGGCTCTGAAGTCTCTACTCTAGTAGAAGGTGCTAAACTTCTTCAAGAACGGAAAGGCATCACCTCACAGATCGTATCCGTGATCTCTGAAGGTTTATTCCGTCACCAAGCACAAGCATATCAAGAACAAGTTATCCCGGCCAACAAACCGAAATATGGACTGACAGCAGGTTTATCCGTTACCTTAGAAGGTTTGGTGGGATGTAATGGTCGTATTCACGGTGTAAACCACTTCGGTTACTCCGCTCCTGCCAAAGTATTGGACGAGAAATTCGGATTCACCGGAGAATGTGTATTCAACGAAGTATGTGAAATGCTAGGAAAGTAA
- a CDS encoding restriction endonuclease subunit S — MKNEKTILLGNVACISNGSGDVQDSDSIKRDGWYPFFDRSEEQKWFPTYSFNREAIIYAGEGQNFFPRYYKGKFALHQRCYAITDFCECLLPKYCLYFMNTLNSYFIRNAVGSTVPSLRMDMFQKAKIKIPTIERQQEIVSTLDALSLKCENEEIVRALYNTQKSYLLQQLFI; from the coding sequence ATGAAAAACGAAAAAACAATCTTGTTAGGCAATGTCGCGTGTATATCAAATGGATCCGGAGATGTTCAAGATTCTGATTCTATTAAGCGAGATGGGTGGTATCCATTTTTTGATCGTTCAGAAGAGCAGAAATGGTTCCCTACTTATTCATTCAACAGGGAAGCTATTATCTATGCTGGAGAGGGGCAAAACTTTTTTCCACGATATTATAAGGGCAAATTTGCATTGCATCAAAGATGCTATGCTATTACTGACTTTTGTGAGTGTTTATTGCCAAAGTACTGCTTGTATTTTATGAACACATTGAATTCCTATTTCATTAGAAATGCCGTCGGATCAACAGTCCCTTCATTACGAATGGATATGTTTCAAAAAGCCAAAATCAAAATACCTACGATTGAGCGGCAACAAGAAATAGTATCTACCCTTGATGCTTTAAGTTTGAAGTGTGAAAATGAAGAAATAGTAAGGGCATTATATAATACGCAGAAATCCTACCTTCTCCAACAATTGTTTATATAA
- a CDS encoding Fic family protein produces MEYISVVQYAEKYGISERTARNYCAEGKIDGAFRTGKTWNIPADAEFPKKGGGIISPLLNRLREEKGSGLRGGIYHRTQIDLTYNSNHIEGSRLTKEQTRFIFETNTLAITTENTSVDDIMETVNHFRCIDYVIDHATDKITEAHIKQLHAILKTNTSDSQKSWFAVGDYKRLPNEVGGEETVLPRDVHKRMKALTAEYNAIKKVTFDDILNFHVLFERIHPFQDGNGRVGRLLLFWQCLQSGHVPFVITEELRLFYYRGIQNWGTTNGYLRDTCLTAQDSYKQQLDYFKIKY; encoded by the coding sequence ATGGAATATATATCAGTTGTTCAGTATGCCGAGAAATACGGCATCAGTGAGCGTACCGCTCGTAATTACTGTGCAGAAGGAAAGATTGACGGTGCTTTCCGGACGGGCAAGACATGGAACATACCTGCTGATGCTGAGTTTCCCAAGAAAGGTGGAGGAATTATTTCTCCTCTGCTGAATCGTTTGCGCGAAGAAAAGGGATCAGGATTGAGAGGAGGTATTTACCATCGTACTCAGATTGACCTTACTTATAATTCAAATCACATTGAGGGTAGCCGTCTGACTAAGGAACAGACACGTTTTATCTTCGAGACCAACACTCTTGCTATTACAACAGAGAACACATCGGTGGATGACATCATGGAGACCGTCAATCATTTCCGTTGCATCGACTACGTCATTGATCATGCAACAGACAAGATAACGGAAGCACACATCAAGCAACTGCACGCTATACTCAAGACCAACACTTCCGACAGTCAAAAGTCTTGGTTTGCTGTAGGCGACTACAAACGACTCCCCAATGAGGTGGGTGGAGAAGAAACGGTGCTGCCCAGAGATGTCCACAAACGTATGAAAGCCTTGACTGCCGAATACAATGCCATCAAAAAGGTGACGTTTGACGATATTCTGAACTTTCATGTTCTATTTGAACGCATCCATCCTTTCCAAGACGGCAACGGCCGTGTTGGTCGCTTATTGTTGTTCTGGCAATGTCTGCAAAGTGGTCATGTGCCATTCGTCATTACCGAAGAGCTACGTCTATTCTACTATCGCGGCATTCAGAATTGGGGTACTACAAACGGCTATCTGCGTGACACCTGCCTGACTGCACAAGACAGTTATAAACAACAATTGGACTATTTCAAGATAAAATACTGA
- a CDS encoding virulence RhuM family protein, translating to MAKKFEIRNSTAEFLIFQLDSKEDGVQVLYKDETIWATQKAIATLFDVGVPAVSKHLNNIYNEGELFRGTTISKMEIVQAEGAREIRRLTDFYNLDAIISVGYRVNSLRATQFRQWCTYVLRQFAIRGYVIDKKRMENGVFLGVDYFEHLLAEIREIRLSERRFYQKLTDIYSTAIDYNMNAPTTKQFFQKVQNKMHYAVHGYTAAEIIVRRADAEKEHMGLTTWMNAPNGKIVKPDVSIAKNYLNETELKDMGRLVNAVLDMAERMAERHIPMTMEDWAKRIDIILEAGGDSVLTDAGKITAEFAKSFAESEFEKYRMVQDKLFRSDFDKFDGDNLLSLDFNTDKE from the coding sequence ATGGCAAAGAAGTTTGAAATACGGAATAGTACAGCAGAGTTTCTAATTTTTCAACTTGATAGTAAGGAAGATGGTGTACAGGTGTTATATAAAGATGAAACGATATGGGCTACCCAAAAAGCGATAGCTACTCTTTTTGATGTTGGAGTTCCTGCGGTCAGTAAGCATTTGAATAACATATATAATGAGGGAGAACTGTTTCGTGGGACAACTATTTCCAAAATGGAAATAGTTCAAGCCGAAGGGGCTCGTGAAATTAGAAGACTGACGGACTTTTACAACCTTGATGCCATTATTTCTGTTGGTTACCGTGTTAATTCGCTTCGAGCCACACAATTTCGCCAATGGTGTACATACGTGTTGCGCCAGTTCGCTATAAGAGGGTATGTGATTGATAAAAAACGTATGGAAAATGGCGTTTTCCTCGGTGTAGACTATTTCGAACATTTACTTGCGGAAATACGGGAGATTCGATTGAGTGAACGCCGATTCTATCAGAAATTGACGGACATTTATTCAACGGCTATCGATTATAATATGAATGCTCCGACTACAAAACAGTTTTTCCAAAAAGTGCAGAACAAGATGCACTATGCCGTACATGGATATACGGCTGCAGAGATTATTGTGAGACGGGCGGATGCTGAAAAAGAGCACATGGGGCTGACGACTTGGATGAATGCTCCAAACGGAAAGATTGTGAAGCCGGATGTCAGTATTGCAAAGAATTATTTGAATGAAACGGAACTGAAAGATATGGGACGGCTTGTTAATGCCGTGCTTGATATGGCAGAACGTATGGCAGAACGTCATATTCCTATGACAATGGAAGATTGGGCGAAGCGGATTGATATTATCCTTGAGGCAGGGGGCGATTCTGTACTGACTGATGCCGGAAAGATAACAGCTGAGTTTGCAAAGTCTTTTGCTGAATCTGAGTTTGAAAAATATCGTATGGTGCAGGACAAATTGTTTCGTTCCGATTTTGACAAATTTGATGGTGATAATTTATTGTCGCTTGATTTTAATACAGATAAGGAATAA
- a CDS encoding CYTH domain-containing protein: MAQEIERKFLVKGNFKPEVFKSTRIMQGYLSSVPERTVRVRINGEQGFITIKGKGNHSGIRRYEWEKEIPLNEAEELLQLCEPGIINKTRYLVKAGEHTFEVDEFHGENEGLIMAEIELKTENENFIKPAWLDKEVTGDDRYYNAMLTKHPYTRW; this comes from the coding sequence ATGGCTCAGGAAATTGAACGCAAATTCTTAGTGAAAGGGAATTTCAAGCCGGAAGTATTTAAATCTACCCGTATCATGCAGGGGTATCTCTCTTCCGTGCCGGAACGTACCGTTCGGGTACGAATCAATGGAGAACAGGGATTCATCACGATCAAGGGAAAAGGAAATCATTCCGGCATTAGGCGTTACGAATGGGAAAAAGAAATACCTTTAAACGAGGCGGAAGAGTTATTACAACTCTGCGAACCCGGTATTATCAACAAAACCCGTTATCTTGTAAAAGCCGGGGAACACACCTTCGAAGTGGATGAATTTCACGGGGAAAATGAAGGTCTGATCATGGCAGAAATCGAATTAAAGACAGAAAACGAGAATTTCATAAAACCTGCATGGCTTGATAAAGAAGTGACCGGGGATGACCGGTATTATAACGCCATGTTGACAAAACACCCTTACACGAGGTGGTAA
- a CDS encoding restriction endonuclease subunit S: METELQDIVPNICSGKDRISNSGEVALYGSTGVIGRTNSASYKENIVLVARVGANAGQMQIGNAPCGVTDNTLVIDAKEWNYYIYYFLQHYNLNRLVFGSGQPLITGGMLKRIKVRYGCKAERNNITRLLCLIDERIATQNKIIEALKLLRDAISDAMFCSPKQSAPRKRIKGFYTDWQKVHLNDICSRVTRKNTNGRCYSVLTIAAQYGLVSQLEFFNKSVASENLEGYYLLQKGDFAYNKSYSSEYTCGAVKRLDRYEEGVLSPLYICFRPDPSKVDSDYLAYYFESKKWHREIMDISVEGARNHGLLNISVIDYFNTIHRIPNIEEQRAIAKVIKTIIHKMSSEQTILDCYVKQRTFLLQQMFI, encoded by the coding sequence GTGGAAACTGAGTTGCAAGATATTGTTCCAAATATATGTTCGGGTAAAGACAGAATTTCCAACAGCGGTGAGGTCGCTCTCTATGGTTCTACTGGAGTTATTGGTAGGACAAATTCTGCTTCATATAAAGAGAATATTGTTCTCGTAGCACGTGTTGGTGCAAATGCAGGTCAAATGCAAATTGGTAATGCTCCTTGTGGTGTTACGGACAATACACTTGTAATTGATGCAAAAGAATGGAACTACTACATTTATTACTTCTTGCAGCATTATAATCTGAACAGATTAGTATTTGGCTCTGGTCAACCACTAATAACAGGTGGCATGCTGAAAAGAATTAAAGTAAGGTATGGCTGTAAAGCAGAGCGCAATAACATTACTCGCTTATTATGCCTAATAGATGAGCGCATAGCTACCCAAAACAAAATCATTGAGGCTTTGAAATTACTAAGGGACGCAATTAGTGATGCAATGTTTTGTAGCCCCAAACAATCTGCACCAAGAAAACGTATAAAAGGCTTCTATACAGATTGGCAAAAAGTTCATCTGAATGATATATGTTCAAGAGTAACCCGAAAGAACACAAATGGCAGATGCTACTCGGTTCTAACAATAGCAGCCCAATATGGATTAGTTAGCCAACTTGAATTTTTCAACAAATCTGTAGCGAGTGAAAACTTGGAAGGATATTATCTATTGCAGAAAGGAGACTTCGCATACAATAAAAGTTATTCTTCGGAATATACTTGTGGAGCAGTCAAACGATTAGATAGATACGAAGAAGGTGTATTGTCTCCTTTATATATCTGCTTTAGACCTGACCCATCTAAAGTGGATTCGGATTATCTTGCGTATTATTTTGAATCAAAGAAATGGCATCGTGAGATTATGGACATATCTGTAGAAGGAGCAAGAAATCATGGATTGCTTAATATTTCTGTTATTGACTATTTTAACACCATTCATCGTATTCCCAACATTGAGGAACAAAGAGCGATAGCAAAAGTTATCAAGACTATTATTCATAAAATGTCTTCCGAGCAGACAATACTTGATTGTTATGTAAAACAGCGCACTTTCCTTCTCCAGCAGATGTTTATATAA
- a CDS encoding restriction endonuclease subunit S, with protein sequence MKGIADKLFQTARETKLLLELAPNITSGTDKNGSGTIPLYGSTGIIGKVKNASQKGNIVLVARVGTIGTVQYVKESCGVSDNALIVEAGEMTKYIYHFLKTYKFAHITSGTTQPLITASSLKKIAVPTYDIERQTQIVLCLNILERKLDIEKQYLSDIAMMKQYLLHQMFI encoded by the coding sequence ATCAAGGGAATTGCAGACAAATTATTCCAAACAGCAAGAGAAACTAAACTGTTATTAGAATTAGCACCAAATATAACATCAGGTACTGATAAAAACGGAAGTGGGACGATTCCTCTTTATGGTTCAACTGGAATTATAGGCAAGGTTAAAAATGCAAGTCAAAAAGGGAACATAGTATTAGTTGCAAGAGTTGGAACAATAGGTACTGTGCAATATGTTAAAGAGTCATGTGGTGTAAGTGATAATGCCTTAATTGTAGAGGCAGGAGAAATGACAAAATATATTTATCATTTTCTTAAAACGTATAAATTTGCACATATTACATCAGGAACGACACAACCTTTGATTACAGCGAGTTCCTTGAAAAAAATTGCTGTTCCTACATATGATATTGAAAGACAGACTCAAATAGTCCTCTGCCTAAATATTTTGGAAAGGAAACTTGATATTGAAAAACAATATTTATCGGACATTGCAATGATGAAGCAATACTTGCTTCACCAGATGTTTATATAA
- a CDS encoding type I restriction-modification system subunit M: protein MSEELQQKLRTQLWTVANNLRGNMSANEFMYFSLGFIFYKYLSEKIEKYANQSLEDDEITFKELWNSKEDEAEELQKEVKKQCLENIGYFIEPQYLFTSIIDAINRKDNILPQLERSLKRIEDSTLGQDSEEDFGGLFSDIDLNSPKLGKTADDKNTLISNVLLALDGIEFGADEATQIDILGDAYEYMISQFAAGAGKKAGEFYTPQEVSQILAEIVSIGHTRLRNVYDPTCGSGSLLIRAAHVGKAVEIFGQEKNPTTYNLARMNMLLHGIKFSNFQIENGDTLEADAFGERQFDAVVANPPFSAEWSAADKFNSDDRFSQAGRLAPRKTADYAFILHMIYHLSDGGTMACVAPHGVLFRGNAEGEIRRFLIERKNYIDAIIGLPANIFYGTSIPTCILVFKKCRKEDDNILFIDASKEFEKVKTQNKLRQQHIRKIVETYRDRKEIEKYSHLAPLKEVRGNDYNLNIPRYVDTFEEEEPIDIKAVMAEIKELEAKRSELDKEIEVYLKELGLVE from the coding sequence ATGAGTGAAGAATTACAACAGAAATTACGTACCCAACTTTGGACTGTCGCCAATAACTTGCGAGGCAATATGTCGGCCAATGAATTTATGTATTTCTCGTTAGGTTTCATTTTTTATAAATATTTATCTGAAAAGATAGAAAAATATGCCAATCAATCGCTTGAAGATGACGAAATTACTTTCAAAGAGTTATGGAACAGTAAAGAGGATGAGGCTGAAGAATTGCAAAAAGAGGTAAAGAAACAATGTCTTGAAAATATCGGCTACTTTATAGAACCTCAATATCTTTTTACTTCTATTATTGATGCGATTAATCGAAAAGACAATATTTTACCGCAGTTGGAGCGTTCGTTAAAACGTATAGAGGATAGTACGCTTGGACAGGATAGCGAGGAAGATTTCGGTGGCTTGTTTTCCGATATTGATCTTAATTCACCTAAACTTGGTAAAACAGCAGATGACAAGAATACACTTATTTCTAACGTGTTGCTTGCTTTGGATGGCATCGAATTCGGGGCTGATGAAGCCACGCAGATTGATATTTTAGGTGATGCTTATGAATACATGATCAGTCAATTTGCAGCCGGAGCCGGTAAAAAGGCCGGTGAATTTTACACACCACAGGAAGTTAGTCAGATATTGGCGGAAATTGTTAGCATTGGTCACACACGTCTTCGTAACGTGTATGATCCGACCTGTGGATCGGGTTCGTTACTCATTCGTGCTGCTCACGTTGGTAAGGCTGTAGAAATTTTTGGTCAAGAAAAGAATCCTACTACATACAATTTAGCTCGAATGAATATGCTGTTACATGGCATTAAATTTTCGAATTTCCAGATTGAGAATGGAGATACTCTCGAAGCTGATGCTTTTGGGGAGAGACAGTTTGATGCGGTTGTGGCAAACCCTCCTTTTTCTGCAGAATGGAGTGCGGCTGATAAGTTTAACAGTGACGATCGTTTTAGTCAGGCTGGACGATTGGCTCCCCGTAAGACTGCAGACTATGCTTTTATCTTACACATGATTTATCACCTTTCTGATGGCGGAACAATGGCTTGTGTTGCTCCTCATGGTGTACTTTTCCGAGGAAATGCCGAAGGTGAAATACGTCGATTCCTGATAGAGAGGAAAAACTATATAGATGCGATTATTGGTTTGCCTGCCAATATTTTCTATGGAACATCTATACCTACTTGTATTTTGGTTTTCAAAAAATGTCGTAAAGAGGATGATAATATTCTATTCATTGATGCCAGCAAGGAGTTTGAAAAAGTGAAAACTCAAAACAAACTTCGTCAACAGCATATCCGAAAAATTGTTGAAACTTATCGTGATAGAAAAGAAATAGAAAAGTATAGTCATTTAGCCCCTTTAAAAGAGGTGCGGGGAAATGACTATAATTTGAATATTCCTCGTTATGTTGATACTTTTGAAGAGGAGGAGCCTATTGACATCAAAGCTGTCATGGCAGAGATAAAGGAATTGGAAGCCAAACGTAGTGAATTGGACAAGGAAATTGAAGTGTATCTCAAAGAATTGGGACTAGTAGAGTAA
- a CDS encoding restriction endonuclease subunit S, protein MTKNNEHKNLNVPALRFPEFSGEWKKCKVSDLLDFYSTNSLSWEQLEYDTNAMMNLHYGLIHVGLPTMVDLAKDKLPNIKEDNMPTNFELCKEGDVAFADASEDTNEVAKTIEFYNLAEKNVVCGLHTIHGRDNKHKTVVGFKGYTFSSTVFHNQIRRIAQGTKIYSISTKNFSECYIGLPSKPEQTKIATLLRLIDERVATQNKIIEKLESLIKGIYSSILWKDYRLVSLSEIFIERNERTTTNNQYQVLSSTAKGLYRQSDYFDKEVASANNVGYKVLRLGDIVLSPQNLWLGNINYNDAFKIGIVSPSYKVFSIREGYNPYYVSCFLKTPKALYEYANASEQGASVVRRNLDVNAFMAICFPMPNRIMQDRISERVRAINMKLDIEKQVFEKLNIEKQYLLRQLFI, encoded by the coding sequence ATGACTAAAAATAACGAACATAAAAACCTTAATGTTCCAGCTTTGAGATTCCCGGAGTTTAGTGGGGAGTGGAAAAAGTGTAAGGTTTCAGACTTGTTGGATTTCTATTCCACTAATTCACTTAGTTGGGAGCAGCTTGAATATGACACCAATGCCATGATGAATTTACATTATGGACTTATCCATGTGGGACTTCCGACTATGGTAGATTTGGCAAAAGACAAATTGCCTAATATAAAAGAGGACAACATGCCCACGAACTTTGAATTGTGCAAAGAGGGTGATGTGGCTTTTGCAGATGCCTCAGAAGATACAAATGAAGTAGCCAAGACTATTGAGTTTTATAATCTTGCAGAGAAAAATGTCGTCTGTGGATTGCATACAATTCATGGGCGAGACAATAAGCACAAAACTGTTGTTGGATTCAAAGGATATACTTTCTCATCTACCGTATTTCATAATCAAATAAGACGAATAGCACAAGGAACAAAGATTTACTCAATTAGCACCAAGAATTTTTCAGAGTGCTATATTGGATTGCCATCAAAACCAGAACAGACTAAAATTGCAACTTTACTACGCCTTATTGATGAACGCGTCGCCACCCAAAACAAAATCATTGAGAAACTGGAATCCTTAATCAAGGGAATTTACAGTTCTATACTATGGAAAGATTATAGACTGGTCTCATTATCAGAGATTTTTATCGAGCGAAACGAACGCACAACAACAAATAATCAATACCAAGTATTAAGTTCGACAGCAAAAGGATTGTATCGGCAATCTGATTACTTTGACAAAGAGGTTGCCAGTGCAAATAATGTTGGTTACAAAGTTCTTCGATTGGGAGATATTGTTCTATCCCCTCAAAACCTTTGGCTTGGTAATATCAACTATAACGATGCATTTAAAATAGGTATTGTCTCTCCGTCATACAAAGTTTTCTCAATAAGGGAAGGCTATAATCCATACTATGTGTCTTGTTTTTTGAAGACACCCAAAGCATTGTATGAATATGCTAACGCATCAGAACAAGGTGCAAGTGTTGTACGCAGAAATTTGGATGTTAATGCGTTCATGGCTATATGTTTTCCTATGCCAAATAGAATTATGCAAGACAGAATCTCTGAAAGGGTGCGAGCAATAAATATGAAGCTTGATATTGAAAAGCAGGTATTTGAAAAACTCAATATAGAGAAACAATACCTTCTTCGTCAGTTGTTCATATAA